One genomic segment of Hevea brasiliensis isolate MT/VB/25A 57/8 chromosome 3, ASM3005281v1, whole genome shotgun sequence includes these proteins:
- the LOC131178806 gene encoding protein ASPARTIC PROTEASE IN GUARD CELL 1-like, protein MDSESYALTSLARDEERLKHLTILPSVGVGQSPSSVVVPLFAESNGEHVVVLRIGEEKIRTQLLLDTGSSIIWWQCYPCEKCYNQKNIPKYNRMRSRSFESIRCSSNKCDQSHPDISCSPQGRCFYRIKYLDNDTTSGVLAIEELSSLDGRFSYKVIFGCGTHNPGKYFLGVYAGILGFQNLKYSFPTQIRAAKFSFCLITQTEMSTALYLYDFPTPHDKSIVVSLQRHPFYDFSFYYVEFKGISIHGEMLEVSPDKWEINSDGSYGVLLDTGTRITRFPREIYTQFRDKFVDETEDFVPLRVSYWGLDACYKTNIYYLNYFPEVSLHFTDEKVLHLDPRQVLYEVQTGVYCLAFAPLDRSLTMLGSYQLGRTRLSFNLAEHTVTFSSNDC, encoded by the coding sequence ATGGACTCTGAGTCATATGCTTTAACAAGCTTGGCTCGTGATGAGGAAAGGCTTAAGCATTTGACAATTCTCCCTAGTGTAGGTGTTGGACAGTCACCTTCATCGGTTGTTGTACCTCTATTTGCAGAGTCTAACGGAGAGCATGTAGTTGTACTACGGATTGGTGAGGAAAAGATACGAACCCAGCTGCTCTTGGACACTGGCTCTTCAATTATTTGGTGGCAGTGCTATCCATGCGAAAAATGTTATAATCAGAAAAATATACCCAAATATAATCGAATGAGGTCTCGCTCATTTGAATCTATTAGATGCTCTTCAAACAAATGTGATCAAAGTCACCCGGATATAAGTTGTTCGCCACAAGGGCGGTGCTTTTATCGTATTAAATATTTAGATAATGATACTACTTCGGGGGTTCTTGCGATTGAAGAACTGTCAAGTTTAGATGGCCGTTTTTCATACAAGGTTATTTTTGGGTGTGGAACTCACAATCCTGGCAAGTATTTTTTGGGTGTTTATGCGGGTATATTAGGATTCCAAAATCTTAAGTATTCCTTCCCAACCCAGATTAGAGCTGCCAAATTCTCCTTTTGTCTAATTACGCAAACTGAAATGAGTACTGCCCTTTACCTGTATGACTTTCCAACCCCGCACGATAAATCAATTGTTGTGTCATTGCAACGACACCcattttatgatttttctttttattatgtgGAATTCAAAGGAATCTCAATCCACGGGGAAATGCTCGAAGTAAGTCCAGATAAATGGGAAATCAATTCAGATGGTAGCTATGGTGTACTTTTGGATACTGGAACCAGAATAACAAGGTTtccaagagaaatatatacccaATTTCGTGATAAGTTTGTGGATGAAACCGAAGATTTCGTTCCCTTACGAGTAAGCTATTGGGGCCTAGACGCATGCtataaaacaaatatatattaTCTGAATTATTTTCCTGAGGTGTCGCTTCATTTTACTGATGAGAAGGTCCTTCATCTAGACCCACGGCAAGTCTTGTATGAAGTACAGACTGGGGTATATTGTCTTGCATTTGCACCTTTGGATCGATCACTAACGATGTTGGGGAGTTATCAACTCGGGAGGACAAGACTTTCTTTCAATTTAGCAGAGCACACTGTGACATTCTCCTCCAATGATTGTTGA